A window of Synchiropus splendidus isolate RoL2022-P1 chromosome 9, RoL_Sspl_1.0, whole genome shotgun sequence contains these coding sequences:
- the comtd1 gene encoding catechol O-methyltransferase domain-containing protein 1 isoform X1, translated as MDFIFYFVLSLLLAADVGESALIGKTHGDGKNDPVLQYVVSNSLREHEVLAKLRLRTLEEPGNRMMVSSEQAQLMANLIKLINGTKAIEIGLYTGYNALSMALALPENGHVVACEIHKPFVDIAELYFREAEVERKIHVKLQTALVTLDELLAAGEAGTFDFVFIDADKSNYDAYYEKSLLLIRKGGIIAIDNVLWGGAVVNPAPEDITSQTIDALNKKLHKDQRIDLSMLTVGDGLSIAIKR; from the exons ATGGACTTCATCTTTTATTTCGTGCTGTCTCTGCTTCTGGCAG CAGATGTTGGAGAGTCAGCTCTCATTGGGAAGACTCACGGTGACGGGAAAAATGATCCTGTGCTCCAATATGTTGTCAGCAATTCACTCAGAGAGCATGAGGTTCTTGCCAAACTCAGGCTG AGAACCCTTGAAGAGCCAGGGAACAGAATGATGGTTTCAAGTGAACAGGCACAACTCATGGCAAACCTCATTAAACTGATCAACGGCACAAAGGCCATCGAAATAG GGCTGTACACTGGTTACAATGCTCTCAGCATGGCTTTGGCTCTGCCTGAGAACGGACATGTGGTGGCATGTGAAATACACAAGCCTTTCGTGGACATCGCAGAGCTATACTTCAGAGAG GCAGAAGTTGAGaggaaaatacatgtaaaactgCAAACAGCACTGGTCACTCTGG ATGAGCTACTAGCTGCCGGAGAAGCTGGAACGTTCGACTTTGTGTTCATCGATGCTGATAAATCCAACTACGATGCCTACTACGAgaagtctctgctgctgatcaGAAAGGGAGGAATCATTGCCATCGACAAT GTGCTGTGGGGTGGAGCAGTGGTGAATCCTGCACCGGAGGACATCACGTCACAAACTATTGATGCGCTCAATAAGAAGCTGCATAAGGACCAGAGGATCGATCTGAGCATGCTCACTGTGGGAGACGGACTCAGCATTGCGATAAAGCGCTAA
- the comtd1 gene encoding catechol O-methyltransferase domain-containing protein 1 isoform X2: MDFIFYFVLSLLLADVGESALIGKTHGDGKNDPVLQYVVSNSLREHEVLAKLRLRTLEEPGNRMMVSSEQAQLMANLIKLINGTKAIEIGLYTGYNALSMALALPENGHVVACEIHKPFVDIAELYFREAEVERKIHVKLQTALVTLDELLAAGEAGTFDFVFIDADKSNYDAYYEKSLLLIRKGGIIAIDNVLWGGAVVNPAPEDITSQTIDALNKKLHKDQRIDLSMLTVGDGLSIAIKR; the protein is encoded by the exons ATGGACTTCATCTTTTATTTCGTGCTGTCTCTGCTTCTGGCAG ATGTTGGAGAGTCAGCTCTCATTGGGAAGACTCACGGTGACGGGAAAAATGATCCTGTGCTCCAATATGTTGTCAGCAATTCACTCAGAGAGCATGAGGTTCTTGCCAAACTCAGGCTG AGAACCCTTGAAGAGCCAGGGAACAGAATGATGGTTTCAAGTGAACAGGCACAACTCATGGCAAACCTCATTAAACTGATCAACGGCACAAAGGCCATCGAAATAG GGCTGTACACTGGTTACAATGCTCTCAGCATGGCTTTGGCTCTGCCTGAGAACGGACATGTGGTGGCATGTGAAATACACAAGCCTTTCGTGGACATCGCAGAGCTATACTTCAGAGAG GCAGAAGTTGAGaggaaaatacatgtaaaactgCAAACAGCACTGGTCACTCTGG ATGAGCTACTAGCTGCCGGAGAAGCTGGAACGTTCGACTTTGTGTTCATCGATGCTGATAAATCCAACTACGATGCCTACTACGAgaagtctctgctgctgatcaGAAAGGGAGGAATCATTGCCATCGACAAT GTGCTGTGGGGTGGAGCAGTGGTGAATCCTGCACCGGAGGACATCACGTCACAAACTATTGATGCGCTCAATAAGAAGCTGCATAAGGACCAGAGGATCGATCTGAGCATGCTCACTGTGGGAGACGGACTCAGCATTGCGATAAAGCGCTAA
- the LOC128764872 gene encoding voltage-dependent anion-selective channel protein 2-like isoform X1: MFTQTGYNHSLKSRHETSRRQKRDPETENMAVPPCYADLGKSAKDIFNKGYGFGLVKLDVKTKSNSGVEFKTSGSSNTDTSKVAGSLETKYKRPEYGLTFTEKWNTDNTLGTEITIEDQIAKGLKVTFDTTFSPNTGKKSGKVKTAYKCEYINLGCDVDFDFAGPTIHGAAVIGYEGLLAGYQMSFDTAKSKMTKNNFALGCKTEDFQFHTSVNDGSEFGGSIYQKVNDKLEMAVNLAWTSGSNSTSFGIATKYQLDKDSSVSAKVNNNSLVGFGFSQTLRSGVKLNLSALVDGKNINAGGHKLGLGLELEA, encoded by the exons ATGTTTACTCAAACGGGCTACAATCATTCATTAAAATCAAGACATGAAACAAGCAGACGGCAGAAGAGGGATCCGGAAACAG AAAACATGGCTGTGCCTCCCTGTTATGCTGATCTTGGAAAGTCTGCCAAGGACATTTTCAACAAAGGCTATG GATTTGGCCTTGTGAAGCTTGATGTCAAGACAAAGTCCAACAGTGGAGTg GAATTCAAAACGTCTGGGTCCTCCAACACTGACACCAGCAAAGTCGCAGGCAGCCTGGAAACTAAATATAAGAGACCAGAGTATGGTCTGACCTTCACCGAGAAGTGGAACACAGACAACACCTTAGGAACAGAAATCACAATTGAAGACCAG ATCGCAAAGGGACTAAAAGTGACCTTTGACACAACCTTCTCGCCTAATACCGg CAAGAAGAGTGGCAAAGTCAAGACCGCCTACAAGTGCGAGTACATCAATCTGGGCTGCGatgttgactttgactttgctGGCCCGACCATCCACGGGGCAGCCGTCATCGGCTACGAGGGCCTGCTCGCTGGTTACCAGATGTCCTTTGACACCGCCAAGTCTAAGATGACCAAGAACAACTTTGCCCTTGGCTGCAAGACAGAAGACTTCCAGTTCCACACCAGTGT CAATGATGGGTCAGAATTTGGAGGTTCCATCTACCAAAAGGTGAACGACAAACTGGAGATGGCGGTCAATCTGGCCTGGACCTCTGGCAGCAACAGCACATCTTTTGGCATTGCAACAAAGTATCAGCTGGACAAGGACTCCTCAGTCAGT GCTAAAGTGAATAACAACAGCCTTGTTGGTTTTGGCTTCTCCCAGACCCTCAGATCAG GAGTCAAGCTAAACCTGTCCGCTCTGGTCGACGGCAAGAACATCAACGCCGGCGGCCACAAACTGGGTCTGGGCTTGGAACTGGAAGCCTAA
- the LOC128764872 gene encoding voltage-dependent anion-selective channel protein 2-like isoform X2 — translation MAVPPCYADLGKSAKDIFNKGYGFGLVKLDVKTKSNSGVEFKTSGSSNTDTSKVAGSLETKYKRPEYGLTFTEKWNTDNTLGTEITIEDQIAKGLKVTFDTTFSPNTGKKSGKVKTAYKCEYINLGCDVDFDFAGPTIHGAAVIGYEGLLAGYQMSFDTAKSKMTKNNFALGCKTEDFQFHTSVNDGSEFGGSIYQKVNDKLEMAVNLAWTSGSNSTSFGIATKYQLDKDSSVSAKVNNNSLVGFGFSQTLRSGVKLNLSALVDGKNINAGGHKLGLGLELEA, via the exons ATGGCTGTGCCTCCCTGTTATGCTGATCTTGGAAAGTCTGCCAAGGACATTTTCAACAAAGGCTATG GATTTGGCCTTGTGAAGCTTGATGTCAAGACAAAGTCCAACAGTGGAGTg GAATTCAAAACGTCTGGGTCCTCCAACACTGACACCAGCAAAGTCGCAGGCAGCCTGGAAACTAAATATAAGAGACCAGAGTATGGTCTGACCTTCACCGAGAAGTGGAACACAGACAACACCTTAGGAACAGAAATCACAATTGAAGACCAG ATCGCAAAGGGACTAAAAGTGACCTTTGACACAACCTTCTCGCCTAATACCGg CAAGAAGAGTGGCAAAGTCAAGACCGCCTACAAGTGCGAGTACATCAATCTGGGCTGCGatgttgactttgactttgctGGCCCGACCATCCACGGGGCAGCCGTCATCGGCTACGAGGGCCTGCTCGCTGGTTACCAGATGTCCTTTGACACCGCCAAGTCTAAGATGACCAAGAACAACTTTGCCCTTGGCTGCAAGACAGAAGACTTCCAGTTCCACACCAGTGT CAATGATGGGTCAGAATTTGGAGGTTCCATCTACCAAAAGGTGAACGACAAACTGGAGATGGCGGTCAATCTGGCCTGGACCTCTGGCAGCAACAGCACATCTTTTGGCATTGCAACAAAGTATCAGCTGGACAAGGACTCCTCAGTCAGT GCTAAAGTGAATAACAACAGCCTTGTTGGTTTTGGCTTCTCCCAGACCCTCAGATCAG GAGTCAAGCTAAACCTGTCCGCTCTGGTCGACGGCAAGAACATCAACGCCGGCGGCCACAAACTGGGTCTGGGCTTGGAACTGGAAGCCTAA